In a genomic window of Thiohalomonas denitrificans:
- the rpsT gene encoding 30S ribosomal protein S20, which yields MANSAQAKKRARQALQRRNHNMAFRSAMRTTVKSVLKAIRAGDKEAAEAAYKAAVPVIDKSAGKGLIHGNKAARHKSRLNARIRAL from the coding sequence TTGGCTAACTCAGCTCAAGCCAAAAAGCGCGCCCGCCAGGCGCTCCAGCGCCGTAACCACAACATGGCTTTTCGTTCGGCCATGCGTACCACCGTCAAATCGGTGCTGAAGGCGATTCGTGCCGGTGATAAAGAAGCCGCCGAAGCAGCCTACAAGGCAGCGGTACCGGTCATCGACAAATCCGCGGGCAAGGGCCTGATCCACGGCAATAAGGCTGCACGCCATAAAAGCCGTCTGAACGCCCGTATCCGCGCGCTCTAG
- the proB gene encoding glutamate 5-kinase, protein MKNRQEIAKTRRWVVKIGSALLTDDGKGLNLEGIATWVEQLAALRRQGIEVVLVSSGAVAQGMGRLGWKRRPHALHELQAAAAVGQMGLVQAYESHFQKYDMHTAQVLLTHDDLSSRGRYLNARSTLKTLLGFGVVPVVNENDTVVTDEIRFGDNDTLGALVTNLVEAELLVILTDQEGLFDTDPRSNPDAGLVSEAKANAPELTQMAGGGHGALGRGGMMTKLRAARLAARSGAATVIAAGREPGILGKIFSGRSVGTLLLPDKEPLVARKQWLAGHLQMRGRLILDEGACRVLRESGRSLLAVGVKEVVGDFARGEMVVCEDENGVEIARGLVNYSSEETRKIRGLPSSRFEETLGFVDEPELIHRDNLVLVG, encoded by the coding sequence ATGAAAAATCGTCAGGAAATCGCCAAAACCCGCCGCTGGGTCGTCAAGATCGGCAGTGCATTGCTGACCGATGACGGGAAGGGGCTGAACCTCGAGGGCATCGCCACCTGGGTGGAGCAGCTGGCTGCCCTGCGCCGGCAGGGCATCGAGGTGGTCCTGGTCTCCTCGGGGGCTGTCGCCCAGGGCATGGGCCGATTGGGCTGGAAGCGGCGTCCCCACGCCCTGCACGAACTTCAGGCGGCGGCCGCCGTCGGCCAGATGGGGCTGGTTCAGGCCTACGAATCCCATTTTCAGAAGTACGACATGCATACCGCGCAGGTCCTTCTCACCCATGATGATCTATCCAGTCGCGGCCGCTATCTCAATGCCCGCAGCACACTGAAGACGCTCCTCGGCTTCGGAGTGGTACCGGTCGTCAACGAGAATGACACCGTGGTGACCGACGAAATCCGCTTCGGCGACAACGACACCCTGGGTGCCCTGGTCACCAATCTGGTGGAGGCCGAGCTGCTGGTGATCCTCACGGATCAGGAAGGACTTTTCGATACGGATCCCCGCAGCAATCCGGATGCCGGGCTGGTTTCCGAAGCCAAGGCGAATGCACCGGAGTTGACGCAGATGGCCGGCGGTGGTCACGGTGCACTGGGGCGCGGCGGCATGATGACCAAATTGCGTGCCGCTCGTCTGGCAGCCCGTTCCGGTGCTGCGACCGTGATTGCTGCCGGTCGTGAACCGGGGATTCTTGGGAAAATCTTCAGCGGCCGCTCGGTCGGGACTCTCTTGCTTCCGGACAAGGAGCCGTTGGTTGCACGCAAACAGTGGCTCGCCGGTCACCTGCAGATGCGGGGTCGTCTGATCTTGGATGAGGGCGCCTGTCGTGTACTGCGGGAGTCGGGCCGAAGCCTGCTGGCGGTAGGCGTAAAAGAAGTGGTCGGGGATTTCGCCCGGGGCGAGATGGTCGTCTGCGAGGATGAAAACGGGGTCGAGATCGCCCGCGGCCTGGTCAACTACTCCTCCGAAGAGACCCGAAAGATAAGGGGATTGCCCAGCAGCCGTTTTGAAGAGACTCTCGGCTTCGTCGACGAGCCGGAGCTTATCCATCGCGATAATCTGGTTCTTGTGGGTTAG
- the cgtA gene encoding Obg family GTPase CgtA, whose protein sequence is MKFVDEVSIHVEAGKGGNGCVSFRREKYIPFGGPDGGDGGDGGSVYLVADGNLNTLVDLRYQSRYKAENGKPGQGSNMTGKGGSDREIQVPVGTIVYDEDTEELLGDLIKDGQRLLVAQGGFHGIGNARYKSSTNRAPRESSPGTPGEDRTLRLELKVLADVGLLGMPNAGKSTLIRSVSAAKPKVADYPFTTLYPNLGVVKIESHRSFVIADIPGLIEGAAQGAGLGIRFLKHLARNRILLHLVDVAPYDDTDAIGAVRAIEAELEAFSPELARRERWLVLNKVDLLPDQERDAVCDDIIQQLGWEGPVYRISAIAKMGTDRLMQDIMARLEELRETEG, encoded by the coding sequence ATGAAATTTGTCGATGAAGTCTCCATCCACGTCGAGGCCGGTAAGGGCGGTAACGGCTGCGTCAGTTTTCGGCGCGAGAAGTATATTCCTTTCGGCGGGCCCGATGGTGGCGATGGCGGTGATGGCGGCAGCGTCTACCTGGTGGCCGATGGCAATCTGAATACGCTCGTCGACCTGCGCTATCAGTCCCGCTACAAGGCAGAAAACGGAAAGCCGGGCCAGGGCAGCAACATGACTGGAAAGGGCGGCTCCGATCGGGAAATCCAGGTTCCGGTCGGTACCATCGTCTACGACGAGGATACCGAGGAACTGCTTGGTGACCTGATAAAGGATGGTCAGCGCCTGTTGGTGGCCCAGGGCGGTTTTCACGGGATTGGCAATGCGCGCTACAAAAGCAGCACCAATCGCGCACCCCGCGAATCGAGCCCCGGTACCCCTGGCGAAGACCGGACGCTGCGTCTGGAACTGAAGGTGTTGGCCGACGTGGGTCTGTTGGGGATGCCGAATGCGGGTAAATCGACGCTGATTCGTTCGGTCTCGGCCGCAAAACCCAAGGTGGCGGATTACCCCTTTACCACGCTCTACCCCAATCTGGGGGTGGTGAAGATCGAAAGCCATCGCAGTTTCGTCATCGCCGACATCCCCGGACTCATCGAAGGTGCCGCCCAGGGAGCCGGGCTCGGGATCCGTTTTCTCAAGCACCTGGCCCGAAACCGTATCTTGCTGCATCTGGTGGATGTCGCTCCCTACGATGATACGGATGCGATCGGTGCGGTACGCGCCATCGAGGCCGAGCTGGAGGCATTCAGTCCGGAGCTGGCACGGCGTGAACGCTGGCTGGTGCTTAATAAGGTGGACCTGCTTCCCGACCAGGAGCGCGATGCCGTATGTGACGACATCATCCAGCAACTGGGTTGGGAGGGTCCGGTCTATCGCATCAGTGCCATCGCTAAAATGGGCACGGACCGGCTCATGCAGGACATCATGGCCCGGCTTGAGGAGTTGCGGGAAACCGAGGGGTAA
- the rpmA gene encoding 50S ribosomal protein L27, which translates to MAHKKAGGSTRNGRDSISKRLGVKRYGGEVVTAGNILVRQRGTRFHAGVNVGRGKDDTLFAKADGRVVFETKGERGRKFVSIVGE; encoded by the coding sequence ATGGCACATAAAAAAGCAGGCGGAAGTACCCGTAACGGTCGCGATTCGATTTCCAAGCGTCTTGGCGTCAAGCGCTATGGCGGTGAAGTGGTCACAGCCGGTAACATCCTGGTTCGGCAGCGGGGCACCCGCTTCCACGCCGGCGTGAACGTAGGTCGCGGAAAAGACGACACGCTGTTCGCGAAGGCCGATGGTCGAGTGGTCTTTGAGACCAAAGGCGAGCGGGGCCGCAAGTTCGTGAGTATCGTCGGCGAGTAA
- the rplU gene encoding 50S ribosomal protein L21, with protein sequence MYAVIKTGGKQYRVSEGETLRVEKLPTEVGEQVSLEQVLMIANGDDVKIGTPVLDGSKVTATVKSHGRGEKIRIIKFRRRKHHMKTQGHRQDYTELEITSITG encoded by the coding sequence ATGTACGCGGTAATCAAGACCGGTGGCAAACAGTATCGCGTGTCAGAGGGTGAAACCCTGCGCGTCGAGAAGTTGCCCACCGAAGTGGGTGAGCAGGTTTCGCTCGAGCAGGTTCTCATGATCGCCAATGGCGACGACGTGAAAATCGGTACGCCCGTCCTGGACGGCAGCAAAGTGACGGCCACCGTGAAGTCGCATGGCCGCGGCGAGAAGATTCGGATCATCAAGTTCCGTCGTCGCAAACACCATATGAAGACTCAGGGCCACCGTCAGGACTACACCGAGCTGGAAATTACCAGCATCACCGGCTGA
- a CDS encoding polyprenyl synthetase family protein, with product MQIQDVYSLIDDDRRAVDEVIKHRLYSEVELINQVGHYIVNSGGKRLRPMLVLLSARAFGYEGTCHHELAAVVEFIHTATLLHDDVVDGSEMRRGQDTANAVWGNEAAVLVGDFLYSRSFEMMVNVGDMRVMEILAEATRTIAEGEVKQLLNVHNAEATESEYLDVICSKTAKLFESAAELGAVISGRKEAAEAMAAYGLHLGVAYQLVDDALDYSAASSEQLGKNIGDDLAEGKPTLPLIYALEHGTAQQAAVIREAIENGGKELIESVKEAIESTGAIAYTSRSAKREAEKAMQSLAVLPDSPYRDAMIFLARFAVERTY from the coding sequence ATGCAAATCCAAGACGTCTACTCCCTTATTGATGATGATCGCCGCGCGGTCGACGAAGTGATCAAGCACCGGCTCTATTCGGAAGTCGAGCTTATCAATCAGGTCGGTCATTATATCGTGAACAGCGGGGGCAAGCGGCTGCGGCCGATGCTGGTCCTGCTGTCGGCACGCGCTTTCGGCTATGAGGGCACGTGTCATCACGAATTGGCCGCCGTGGTCGAGTTCATCCATACGGCTACACTGCTGCATGATGACGTGGTCGACGGTTCGGAGATGCGTCGCGGGCAGGATACCGCCAATGCGGTCTGGGGCAACGAAGCTGCCGTTCTGGTAGGCGACTTTCTCTATTCGCGCTCCTTCGAAATGATGGTCAACGTGGGCGACATGCGGGTCATGGAGATCCTCGCCGAGGCCACCCGCACCATCGCCGAGGGCGAGGTCAAACAGCTACTGAACGTCCATAATGCCGAAGCCACGGAATCGGAATACCTGGATGTCATCTGCAGCAAGACCGCCAAGCTGTTCGAATCCGCGGCGGAACTGGGTGCCGTCATCAGCGGGCGCAAGGAGGCTGCCGAGGCCATGGCTGCCTACGGCCTCCACCTCGGGGTTGCCTATCAACTGGTCGACGATGCCCTCGACTACAGCGCTGCCTCCAGCGAGCAGCTTGGCAAGAATATCGGCGACGACCTTGCTGAAGGCAAGCCGACACTACCGCTGATCTATGCACTGGAACACGGTACCGCACAACAGGCCGCAGTGATCCGTGAGGCCATCGAGAACGGCGGCAAGGAGCTGATCGAGTCTGTCAAAGAAGCCATTGAAAGCACCGGCGCCATCGCGTACACTTCGCGCTCTGCGAAACGGGAGGCGGAAAAGGCCATGCAATCCTTGGCCGTGCTACCCGATTCGCCGTACAGGGATGCAATGATATTCCTCGCCCGGTTCGCGGTCGAACGGACCTACTGA
- a CDS encoding PAS domain-containing sensor histidine kinase has product MDAKFQIPSFTKLPTDLSVFSLVPDPILVLDTCGLILRLNRAAEQFFGHDESELHGQLLSSLCHPDDAENLLSSLRQINKQVTCLEPYRFLMEGEIYRWIEWHARPTGEGNDPILVVGRDVTERRMANLKLRESERQLARGELIAGLGSWRWDSQSGERLWSDGFYQLLGLFPQSVKPSFELFCEYLPEDSREKLETAIQWLFDSGQAVEVEHTIVRSDGGMRLVQSRLQPLYAVDSKVIGYTGTALDITELSAARHALADSELRFRMLMEHATDAILVANDHGQLIGANRRAMDFFGYSKNELMAMGPLDLYPPEERKGVIEAFRDIDQAGQSLYQHTARRKNGSLVDVEVSGARVTDGETAIYLGIFRDVSERNRLQEEMRRKTAELEALFANLHVCIAVLDREFNFLRVNRAYCEMTGMPAEALVGRSHFDLYPHEENERIFGRTVATGKAHSAIAKVFEHPSLGATYWDWTLTPFTNQAGEVEGMVLSLIDVTEREQQRQAAESAWLRAQDELEQRVRERTTELAAANRELESFSYSVSHDLRGPLRAINGFSGALQEDCGELLNEDGHNYLQRIQSATLRMSDLIDGLLSLSRVFRTELERTDVDLSGLAEEIVRQLRSGAGHRQVSVDVEQGMTTWGDPTLIRLLLQNLFSNALKFTSNSPEPRISFVSLLISGRRVFVIRDNGIGFEMEYVHKLFQPFERLHDDKNFKGSGIGLATARRIVERHAGEVWVEAVPSQGASFYFTLGGDS; this is encoded by the coding sequence ATGGATGCAAAATTCCAAATCCCTTCTTTTACCAAGCTCCCCACGGATCTCAGTGTTTTCTCGCTCGTTCCCGATCCCATTCTCGTTCTCGACACTTGTGGATTAATTCTGAGGCTCAATCGGGCTGCGGAGCAGTTTTTCGGTCACGATGAGTCGGAACTGCATGGGCAGTTACTAAGCTCACTGTGCCATCCCGATGATGCAGAAAACCTTCTGTCTTCTTTGCGACAGATAAACAAGCAGGTTACCTGCTTGGAACCGTACCGATTTCTCATGGAAGGCGAAATCTATCGATGGATCGAATGGCACGCCCGCCCGACTGGAGAGGGGAATGATCCGATTCTTGTCGTCGGCAGAGATGTCACAGAACGGCGCATGGCAAACTTGAAGCTCCGTGAGAGCGAAAGACAGTTGGCCAGGGGCGAGTTAATAGCCGGACTCGGCAGCTGGCGATGGGACTCGCAATCGGGTGAGCGTCTGTGGTCAGACGGCTTTTATCAGTTACTCGGGCTGTTCCCGCAATCGGTCAAACCCTCATTTGAGCTTTTTTGCGAATACCTCCCCGAGGATTCCCGGGAAAAGCTCGAAACGGCTATTCAGTGGCTGTTCGATAGCGGCCAGGCAGTGGAAGTCGAACACACCATTGTCCGCTCCGATGGCGGGATGCGCCTCGTTCAGTCAAGGCTGCAGCCGCTTTATGCCGTAGATTCTAAAGTCATCGGCTATACCGGAACGGCACTGGATATCACCGAACTGTCTGCCGCCCGACATGCTTTAGCCGATTCAGAGCTTAGGTTCCGAATGCTGATGGAGCACGCCACGGACGCCATTCTGGTGGCGAATGACCATGGGCAACTGATAGGTGCCAACCGTCGTGCCATGGACTTTTTCGGCTATTCAAAAAACGAATTGATGGCCATGGGTCCGCTTGACCTCTATCCGCCGGAAGAGCGTAAGGGGGTCATCGAAGCGTTCCGCGATATTGACCAGGCGGGTCAGTCACTTTATCAACACACAGCACGGCGCAAAAATGGCAGCTTGGTTGATGTCGAGGTCAGCGGCGCGCGCGTTACCGATGGCGAAACCGCTATCTATCTGGGTATTTTTCGTGACGTCAGCGAGCGGAACCGTCTCCAGGAGGAGATGCGTCGCAAGACAGCAGAACTGGAGGCATTGTTTGCCAATCTTCACGTCTGTATCGCAGTGCTGGACCGGGAGTTTAACTTCTTGCGAGTCAATCGGGCGTATTGCGAAATGACGGGCATGCCTGCGGAAGCTCTTGTCGGTCGCAGCCACTTCGACCTTTACCCCCATGAGGAAAACGAACGTATTTTCGGTCGGACGGTCGCGACTGGTAAAGCCCACAGCGCGATTGCCAAAGTGTTTGAGCACCCGAGCCTCGGGGCCACTTACTGGGATTGGACACTAACACCTTTTACGAATCAGGCTGGTGAAGTGGAAGGGATGGTTTTGAGTCTTATCGACGTGACTGAACGAGAGCAACAGCGGCAGGCAGCGGAGAGTGCCTGGCTGCGTGCTCAGGACGAACTGGAGCAGCGTGTCAGGGAAAGGACGACTGAATTGGCGGCCGCCAACCGAGAATTGGAGTCATTCAGTTATTCAGTGTCCCACGACTTGCGCGGCCCTCTGCGCGCCATCAACGGTTTCAGCGGGGCTTTACAAGAAGATTGCGGGGAACTTCTTAACGAGGACGGACACAACTACCTGCAACGCATACAGAGCGCCACCCTGCGAATGAGTGATCTGATCGACGGTCTTCTGAGCCTGTCTCGGGTTTTTCGGACCGAATTGGAACGTACTGATGTGGACCTCAGCGGACTGGCCGAAGAGATCGTGCGCCAGCTACGATCCGGGGCAGGGCACCGTCAGGTAAGTGTCGATGTAGAACAGGGGATGACAACCTGGGGCGACCCAACGCTAATACGCCTGCTGTTGCAAAATCTGTTTTCCAATGCCTTGAAGTTTACCTCCAATAGCCCGGAACCTCGCATCAGTTTTGTAAGCCTACTTATTTCCGGACGCCGGGTGTTTGTCATAAGGGACAACGGAATCGGCTTCGAAATGGAATACGTACACAAACTGTTTCAGCCATTCGAGCGTCTTCACGACGATAAGAATTTTAAGGGTTCGGGTATCGGGCTGGCCACGGCGAGGCGTATCGTCGAGCGCCATGCAGGAGAAGTGTGGGTTGAGGCCGTCCCAAGCCAAGGGGCTTCTTTCTATTTCACGCTCGGAGGGGACAGTTAA
- the ftsH gene encoding ATP-dependent zinc metalloprotease FtsH, whose protein sequence is MSENEQQPPIQKWVPIVLWVALALLLFALFSVPTDEPRTEITYTQFRDLVEDGAVKRVLLQGRNIEGELRQPTELGPRETTGTMFSTRVPEFGAEELLAQLEAGDIAIEVEPPEEERLLTRLLIVLVPWLLFIGLLVWFFRRTARQMGQLGPGGGEMKRFLERSTERAEIPNISFSDVAGQEGAKREVRELVEYLKEPDKFRRLGAEIPRGILLMGPPGTGKTLLARALAGEAGVPFYTISASEFIEVFVGVGASRVRNLFAAAKKNAPSIIFIDELDSIGRTRGTGLGGGHDEREQTLNQILAELDGFTGREATLVLAATNRPDVLDPALLRPGRFDRHVNLDLPDREARLAILKLHAAKVPLASGVDLEQIAGGTPGFAGADLKNLVNESAILAAREGSENVDLRHFDEARDRVMMGAERQLIFQPEERRRLAFHEAGHALVAHFLPNTDPLYKVSIVPRGRALGGTHQLPEHERYTFPEEYLRDRLAVTLAGRSAEKLMLGSISSGADDDIRQATKLARSMVSRWGMSDEVGPVDLSDNEEHPFLGREIAQPRRYSEQSAESVDRAVRNLLQESEKRARGTLEEHRHALERLAVELEKKETLRADDIRSCLEGAR, encoded by the coding sequence ATGTCCGAAAACGAACAGCAACCACCGATTCAAAAATGGGTCCCCATCGTGCTATGGGTCGCCCTGGCACTTTTGCTGTTTGCCCTCTTTTCTGTCCCTACCGATGAACCACGAACAGAAATCACCTATACGCAATTCCGGGACCTGGTAGAGGACGGCGCAGTGAAACGGGTACTCCTTCAGGGCCGGAATATTGAAGGAGAACTGCGTCAGCCAACGGAACTGGGCCCCCGGGAAACGACCGGCACGATGTTCAGCACCCGGGTACCGGAGTTCGGGGCCGAGGAGCTTCTGGCGCAGCTGGAAGCCGGAGATATCGCCATCGAGGTCGAGCCGCCGGAGGAGGAGCGCCTTCTCACCCGGCTGCTGATCGTGCTGGTGCCCTGGCTGCTGTTCATCGGTCTCCTGGTCTGGTTTTTCCGGCGAACCGCCCGCCAGATGGGGCAACTCGGCCCTGGCGGAGGCGAGATGAAACGCTTTCTCGAGCGATCCACCGAGCGAGCCGAAATACCGAACATAAGCTTTTCCGACGTAGCGGGCCAGGAGGGGGCCAAGCGCGAGGTCCGGGAGTTGGTGGAGTACCTGAAAGAGCCCGACAAATTCCGACGCCTGGGGGCGGAAATCCCCCGAGGGATTCTGCTCATGGGTCCGCCGGGGACCGGCAAAACCCTGCTGGCCCGGGCCCTGGCCGGGGAAGCCGGCGTGCCGTTCTACACCATCTCCGCCTCCGAATTCATCGAGGTTTTTGTGGGGGTTGGTGCCTCACGGGTACGCAATCTCTTTGCTGCGGCGAAAAAAAATGCTCCCAGCATCATCTTTATCGACGAGCTGGACAGTATCGGCCGAACCCGCGGTACCGGTCTTGGCGGAGGGCACGATGAGCGGGAACAGACGCTTAACCAGATCCTGGCCGAACTGGATGGTTTCACGGGACGGGAGGCCACGCTGGTGCTTGCGGCGACCAACCGCCCCGACGTGCTGGACCCGGCGCTGCTACGGCCCGGGCGTTTCGACCGACACGTCAACCTGGACCTGCCGGACCGCGAAGCGCGATTGGCCATACTGAAGCTGCACGCCGCCAAGGTACCGCTCGCCTCCGGCGTAGATCTGGAACAGATCGCCGGCGGCACACCCGGATTCGCAGGTGCCGACCTGAAAAATCTGGTGAATGAATCCGCCATTCTTGCCGCCCGCGAAGGGAGTGAAAACGTCGACCTCAGGCATTTCGATGAAGCCCGCGATCGGGTAATGATGGGTGCGGAACGGCAACTCATCTTTCAACCGGAGGAGCGTCGAAGGCTGGCGTTTCACGAAGCCGGACACGCCCTGGTGGCTCACTTCCTGCCGAACACCGATCCGCTCTACAAGGTCAGCATTGTTCCCCGCGGGCGCGCACTGGGCGGTACGCACCAACTGCCCGAACACGAGCGCTACACCTTCCCCGAGGAGTACCTGCGGGACCGTCTGGCGGTGACGCTCGCGGGTCGATCGGCTGAGAAACTCATGCTCGGCAGCATCAGTTCGGGTGCCGACGACGATATTCGGCAGGCCACCAAGCTCGCCCGCTCAATGGTCTCCCGGTGGGGTATGTCGGATGAAGTCGGGCCGGTGGATCTCAGTGACAACGAAGAGCACCCGTTCCTCGGGCGCGAGATCGCCCAGCCCCGCCGCTATAGCGAACAGTCGGCAGAGAGTGTGGATCGAGCCGTTCGCAATCTCCTGCAGGAGTCGGAAAAGCGAGCCCGTGGTACGCTCGAAGAGCACCGTCATGCCCTTGAGCGTCTCGCCGTCGAACTTGAGAAGAAGGAGACGCTCCGGGCCGACGACATAAGGAGTTGCTTGGAAGGTGCCCGTTAA
- a CDS encoding slipin family protein, with product MFNYFTLIAVGFVAVIIFSAFRVLREYERGVVFQLGRFWKVKGPGLRLVIPVIQQMVRVDMRTIVMDVPSQDVISRDNVSVKVNAVIYFRVLDSERAIIQVENYYEATSQLAQTTLRSVLGQHDLDEMLASRDKLNDDIQNILDKQTDAWGIKVSNVEIKHVDIDESMIRAIAKQAEAERVRRAKIIHAEGELQASEKLRQASDVLGQSPQAITLRYLQTLTDIAGEKNSTIVFPLPMDILEPLLSKLRK from the coding sequence ATGTTCAACTATTTCACACTGATCGCAGTCGGCTTTGTTGCCGTGATCATTTTCAGCGCCTTCCGGGTGCTGCGGGAGTACGAACGGGGCGTGGTCTTCCAGCTCGGTCGCTTCTGGAAGGTGAAGGGGCCCGGCCTGCGGCTGGTGATTCCCGTTATCCAGCAGATGGTCCGGGTGGATATGCGCACCATTGTCATGGATGTCCCCTCGCAGGATGTCATCTCCCGCGACAACGTCTCGGTAAAGGTGAATGCCGTGATCTATTTCCGCGTGCTCGATTCGGAGAGGGCCATCATCCAGGTAGAGAATTACTATGAGGCCACCAGTCAGCTGGCCCAGACTACCCTGCGTTCCGTGCTCGGCCAGCACGATCTCGACGAGATGCTTGCCTCGCGTGACAAGCTTAACGACGACATCCAGAATATTCTCGACAAACAGACCGATGCCTGGGGCATCAAGGTCTCCAATGTGGAGATCAAGCATGTGGATATCGACGAGAGCATGATCCGCGCGATCGCCAAGCAGGCGGAGGCGGAGCGGGTGCGCCGCGCGAAGATTATCCACGCGGAAGGCGAGCTGCAGGCCTCGGAGAAGCTGCGCCAGGCATCGGATGTGCTTGGTCAGTCGCCTCAGGCCATTACGCTGCGCTATCTGCAGACCCTGACCGACATCGCCGGCGAGAAGAACTCCACCATCGTTTTCCCGCTGCCGATGGATATCCTCGAACCCCTGCTGTCGAAGCTGCGAAAATAG
- a CDS encoding NfeD family protein — translation MNFLLRLILVLLLVACASAAAQDAEPADRLGVRLDIEGPIGPATSDYIRRSLDKAVEQGAQLVVLRMDTPGGLDSAMREIIQAILSSSIPVVSYVYPRGARAASAGTYISYASHIAAMGPATNLGAATPVSVGGGSPLPGAGEQESDEEPPGRDEGDQPAADEPAATYDDPRMNKVVNDAVAYIRGLAELRGRNAEWAEQAVRRGVSLSASAALEKNVIDLIADTPEELLRKIDGRTVTINNEERTLDTEGMALVPMEPDWRSELLAVITNPNIAYILMLIGIYGLIFEFANPGALVPGIIGAISLLLALFALQVLPINYAGLALIILGVALMLGEAFAPSFGALGIGGLAAFVIGSIILIDTDAPGFGISPALIGGVALFSGALFMFLMSAVIRARHRPVVSGSEEMVGILATALEDFDHEGHVHAHGERWRARTDTPVRKGQQVRVMGLDGLCLNVTPQEETPEQQGE, via the coding sequence ATGAACTTCCTTCTACGGCTAATCCTCGTTCTCCTGCTCGTCGCCTGCGCTTCGGCCGCTGCCCAGGATGCGGAACCGGCGGATCGGCTTGGCGTAAGGCTGGATATCGAAGGGCCTATCGGCCCCGCCACGAGCGACTATATCCGACGCTCTCTCGACAAGGCGGTGGAGCAGGGTGCACAGCTGGTGGTCTTGCGGATGGATACTCCCGGCGGGCTGGACTCGGCGATGCGGGAGATTATCCAGGCTATTCTGAGTTCCTCCATTCCGGTGGTCAGTTACGTCTACCCACGCGGTGCCCGTGCCGCCTCGGCGGGAACCTACATCAGTTATGCCAGCCATATCGCCGCCATGGGACCGGCGACCAACCTGGGTGCGGCAACGCCGGTCTCGGTTGGTGGTGGCTCCCCGCTCCCCGGAGCCGGAGAACAGGAATCGGACGAGGAACCACCGGGCAGGGACGAAGGTGACCAGCCGGCTGCGGATGAACCAGCCGCTACCTATGATGACCCGCGAATGAACAAGGTGGTCAACGACGCCGTAGCCTATATTCGCGGACTGGCCGAGCTACGCGGGCGCAATGCCGAATGGGCGGAACAGGCGGTGCGCCGGGGTGTGAGCCTCAGTGCCAGTGCGGCACTCGAGAAAAATGTCATCGACCTCATCGCTGACACTCCCGAGGAACTGCTCCGGAAGATAGACGGCCGTACCGTTACCATCAACAACGAGGAACGGACGCTCGATACCGAAGGAATGGCTCTGGTGCCCATGGAACCGGACTGGCGTAGCGAACTGCTGGCGGTCATTACCAATCCCAACATTGCCTATATCCTGATGCTGATCGGCATCTACGGGTTGATCTTCGAGTTTGCCAATCCCGGGGCCCTGGTGCCGGGAATCATTGGGGCAATCTCTCTGCTGTTGGCCCTCTTTGCGCTTCAGGTCCTGCCCATCAACTACGCCGGACTGGCCCTGATCATCCTGGGGGTCGCCTTGATGCTCGGGGAGGCGTTTGCGCCCAGTTTCGGGGCGCTCGGGATTGGCGGGCTGGCGGCATTCGTGATTGGCTCGATTATCCTTATCGATACCGATGCTCCGGGATTCGGGATATCTCCGGCGCTCATCGGCGGCGTGGCACTGTTTTCCGGGGCGCTGTTCATGTTCTTGATGAGTGCAGTCATCCGGGCGCGGCATCGGCCGGTGGTCAGTGGCAGTGAGGAGATGGTGGGGATTCTGGCCACCGCACTGGAGGATTTCGATCATGAAGGCCACGTGCATGCCCACGGAGAACGCTGGCGGGCCAGAACCGACACGCCTGTGCGCAAGGGACAACAGGTTCGGGTCATGGGTCTGGACGGGCTCTGCCTGAATGTGACGCCGCAAGAGGAAACACCGGAACAACAAGGGGAGTAG